Proteins co-encoded in one Oncorhynchus kisutch isolate 150728-3 linkage group LG1, Okis_V2, whole genome shotgun sequence genomic window:
- the LOC109904750 gene encoding beta-1,4 N-acetylgalactosaminyltransferase 1, with product MRSLRKTVLLAIVASVVLVVALLHSWPTRAYTTVDVRQRPGPIVERHLEERLPEPDQRSTNIAYRLKESVAGLLARNGCVCEGESGGVNLPFAQLLFPRVSAHPLHTAFDASELEEMKRRRAKEYQGFQMRSQTPVDMLIVAEANNPLQYPTQGVEVRPLKTILIPGLALQDLPRELYTVNFTSTLGVLNVAAEVEGVKVKGDGEMHMTLMSSLLPNLNRQLQFVSYTNTLFHPSTADTVQFETEGHQAMFTIKIRHRVTPKLYNTGPKGEYNISALVTIATKTFLRYDKLQDLIDSVRRYYPTVTIVIADDSENPKTVSGPYIEHYIMPFGKGWFAGRNLAVSQVTTKYLLWVDDDFIFTANTKLEKLVDVLEKTTLDLVGGAVREATGYTATYRQTISIEQGEEEEGDCLHMRRAFHHIIQGFPNCVVTDGVINFFLARTDKVQQVGFDPRLARVAHLEFFIDGLGSLHVGSCDDVIVNHATKIKLPWVSQSESDKTYAKFRYPPASSDATHTKNGLLYFKNHFQCLTHN from the exons ATGCGTTCCCTGAGGAAGACAGTGTTGTTGGCCATTGTGGCATCAGTGGTGTTGGTGGTTGCCCTCCTCCATTCTTGGCCCACCAGGGCCTACACCACAGTGGATGTCCGCCagagaccagggcctatagtagAGAGGCACCTGGAGGAGAGGCTCCCAGAACCGGACCAAAGATCAACCAACATCGCTTATCGCCTGAAGGAGAGTGTTGCAGG ACTGTTGGCACGTAACGGGTGCGTGTGTGAGGGTGAGAGTGGTGGCGTGAACCTGCCCTTTGCCCAGCTGCTGTTCCCACGGGTGTCGGCCCACCCCCTGCACACTGCTTTTGATGCCTCTGAGCTGGAGGAGATGAAAAGACGGAGGGCCAAGGAGTACCAGGGCTTCCAGATGAG GTCTCAGACTCCTGTAGATATGCTCATTGTGGCCGAGGCCAACAATCCTCTGCAGTACCCAACACAGGGGGTGGAAGTACGGCCCCTCAAAACCATACTCATCCCAG GGCTTGCCTTACAGGACCTTCCCAGAGAGCTGTACACA GTCAACTTCACCTCCACCCTGGGAGTGTTAAATGTGGCAGCGGAAGTTGAGGGGGTAAAGGTCAAAGGTGACGGGGAGATGCACATGACCCTGATGAGCAGCCTGCTGCCCAACCTGAATCGGCAGTTACAATTTGTCTCCTACACCAACACACTGTTCCACCCTAGTACAGCAGACACAG TGCAGTTTGAGACCGAGGGACACCAAGCCATGTTCACCATCAAGATCCGTCATCGTGTAACTCCAAAACTCTACAACACAGGACCCAAAGGGG AATACAACATCAGTGCCCTTGTTACGATAGCAACCAAAACTTTCCTGCGCTATGACAAGCTCCAAGATCTCATCGACAGCGTGCGACGATACTATCCCACTGTTACCATAGTAATAGCTGATGACAGCGAAAACCCCAAGACTGTCTCTGGCCCCTACATCGAACATTACATCATGCCATTTGGAaag GGATGGTTTGCAGGACGGAACCTAGCTGTTTCCCAGGTGACCACTAAATATCTGTTGTGGGTGGATGATGACTTCATCTTCACGGCCAACACCAAGCTGGAGAAACTAGTGGACGTACTGGAGAAGACCACCCTGGATCTG gtggGTGGTGCAGTGCGGGAGGCCACAGGCTACACTGCCACCTACAGGCAGACCATCTCCATTGAgcaaggggaggaggaggagggcgacTGCCTGCACATGCGGAGGGCCTTCCACCACATCATACAGGGCTTCCCAAACTGTGTGGTCACTGACGGGGTCATCAACTTCTTCCTGGCCCGCACAGACAAGGTCCAGCAGGTGGGCTTCGACCCCCGCCTGGCCAGAGTGGCCCACCTGG AGTTTTTCATTGATGGCCTTGGCTCGCTTCACGTGGGATCCTGTGATGATGTCATCGTCAATCACGCCACCAAGATCAAGCTTCCCTGGGTCAGCCAATCAGAGAGTGACAAGACTTACGCCAAGTTCCGCTACCCACCAGCCTCCTCGGACGCCACACACACCAAAAATGGCCTCCTCTATTTTAAGAACCACTTCCAGTGTTTGACTCACAattaa